A window of the Parabacteroides merdae ATCC 43184 genome harbors these coding sequences:
- a CDS encoding alpha/beta hydrolase: MEDLELTKEWDKIFPKSYKVNHSKVTFRNRYGITLAADMYTPKNINGKMAAIAISGPFGAVKEQASGLYAQTMAERGFLTIAFDPSYTGESGGTPRYVASPDINTEDFCAAVDFLSTHDDVDPERIGIIGICGWGGMALNAATIDTRIKATVTSTMYDMSRVNANGYFDSMNADQRHELRRQLNEQRTIDTKNGSYALTGGVVDPLPDDVPWFVKDYHNYYKTDRGYHKRSLNSNGGWNKTSALSFINMPLLTYSDEIRSAVFMIHGEKAHSRYFSEDAFKKLTGDNKELLILPGANHVDLYDNLSVIPFDKIEHFFHKYLK, translated from the coding sequence ATGGAAGACTTAGAATTGACAAAAGAATGGGACAAGATTTTCCCGAAGAGCTATAAAGTGAATCACAGTAAGGTAACATTTCGCAACCGCTACGGCATCACGCTTGCAGCCGATATGTATACACCAAAGAATATAAACGGGAAAATGGCGGCTATCGCTATATCCGGTCCTTTCGGGGCCGTGAAGGAACAAGCATCAGGCCTCTACGCACAAACAATGGCAGAACGCGGTTTCCTGACCATCGCTTTCGATCCTTCATACACTGGAGAGAGTGGTGGAACACCCCGCTATGTAGCCTCTCCCGACATCAACACCGAGGACTTTTGCGCAGCTGTGGATTTCCTCTCTACACACGATGACGTCGATCCCGAACGCATCGGCATCATCGGTATTTGCGGATGGGGAGGTATGGCACTCAACGCTGCCACGATCGATACCCGCATCAAGGCCACAGTCACTTCCACGATGTACGACATGAGCCGGGTAAACGCAAACGGCTATTTCGACTCCATGAATGCCGACCAGCGCCATGAACTCCGCCGCCAACTCAACGAACAACGTACAATAGACACGAAGAACGGCTCATACGCGCTCACCGGCGGAGTGGTCGATCCACTCCCCGACGATGTCCCCTGGTTTGTAAAAGACTATCACAACTATTATAAGACCGACCGTGGTTATCACAAACGGTCACTCAACTCCAACGGAGGATGGAACAAGACATCGGCTCTTTCGTTCATCAACATGCCTTTACTCACTTACAGCGACGAAATCCGTAGTGCCGTATTCATGATACACGGCGAGAAAGCCCATTCCCGTTATTTCAGCGAAGACGCATTCAAGAAACTAACGGGTGATAACAAAGAGTTGCTGATCCTCCCCGGTGCCAACCATGTCGACCTTTACGACAACCTGTCAGTAATCCCGTTCGACAAAATCGAACATTTTTTCCATAAATATTTGAAATAA
- a CDS encoding alpha-L-arabinofuranosidase C-terminal domain-containing protein: MTKSMKKAIALCLFSMGVVGLMAQSNEFKIDVQKTGAPIQSTMYGIFFEDINYGADGGLYAELVKNRSFEFENPFGGWTPFGNVSVQTQKPCFDRNPHYVRLSYEKELTGTGLDNEGFNGIGIREGEKYDFSLYARTRSGDAPVKLRINLVDSRNDLYEQKEIEVSGKEWKKYTVVLTPGATEARSRLRITMVTKGIVDLEHISLFPQKTFNNRPNGMRADLAQALKELKPGVFRFPGGCIVEGTNKATRYQWKNTVGPVENRPININRWNYTFSHKKFPDYYQSCGLGFFEYFLLSEDIGAEPLPVLNCGLSCQYENQDPNENCPVDKLQPYIDDALDLIEFANGSATSEWGKIRADMGHPAPFNLKLIAIGNEQWGPLYPERLELFVKAIRAKYPEIKIIGSSGPQSEGEDFDYLWPEMRRLKVDLVDEHFYRSPEWFLNGAKRYDSYDRQGPKVFAGEYACHSVNRENSFLTALCEAAFMTGFERNADVVCLCTYAPLFAHVDAWQWRPDLIWFDNLSLVKTPNYYVQQLYGHNAGTNVVPLTMQGEPVTGQLDLYATAAVDKHSDELIIKVANTGIRNKRIKLNLNGLSAGKHKGTLTLLHSSDLEAKNTLCNPSTVVPLVSDIEVEAPQGEVNLRPLSFSVYRIKL, translated from the coding sequence ATGACAAAAAGTATGAAAAAAGCCATTGCCCTGTGTCTGTTTAGCATGGGTGTTGTCGGTTTAATGGCACAAAGTAATGAATTTAAGATAGATGTGCAGAAAACAGGTGCGCCTATCCAGTCGACCATGTACGGGATCTTTTTTGAAGATATCAATTACGGAGCCGATGGCGGCCTGTATGCCGAACTTGTCAAGAACCGTTCTTTCGAGTTTGAAAATCCGTTTGGGGGCTGGACGCCCTTCGGGAATGTCAGTGTGCAGACCCAGAAGCCCTGTTTCGACCGTAATCCGCATTATGTCCGCCTTTCTTATGAAAAGGAGCTGACCGGAACCGGCCTTGACAATGAAGGCTTCAATGGGATCGGCATCAGGGAAGGGGAGAAGTACGACTTCTCTTTATATGCCCGCACTCGGTCCGGCGATGCGCCGGTCAAGCTGCGTATAAACCTAGTGGACAGCCGGAATGACCTGTACGAGCAAAAAGAGATCGAGGTGAGCGGCAAGGAATGGAAGAAATATACGGTTGTTCTGACGCCGGGAGCGACAGAAGCCCGTTCCCGTCTGCGTATCACGATGGTGACAAAAGGAATTGTCGATCTCGAACATATTTCATTGTTTCCACAAAAGACATTCAACAACCGTCCGAACGGCATGCGTGCTGATTTGGCACAGGCTTTGAAGGAACTGAAACCTGGTGTCTTCCGCTTTCCCGGCGGTTGCATTGTGGAGGGAACGAACAAGGCTACCCGCTACCAGTGGAAAAACACGGTCGGTCCGGTCGAGAACCGTCCGATCAATATCAATCGATGGAACTATACATTCTCGCACAAAAAGTTTCCGGATTATTATCAGTCCTGCGGCTTGGGCTTTTTCGAATATTTCCTATTGAGTGAAGATATTGGGGCTGAACCGCTTCCCGTGTTGAACTGCGGTCTTTCCTGCCAGTATGAAAACCAGGACCCGAACGAGAATTGTCCGGTGGATAAGCTACAACCTTATATAGACGACGCCCTCGACCTAATTGAGTTTGCTAACGGTTCGGCAACCAGCGAATGGGGAAAGATACGTGCCGATATGGGACATCCGGCTCCTTTTAACCTTAAACTTATTGCCATCGGCAACGAACAGTGGGGACCGCTTTATCCCGAACGTCTCGAACTGTTTGTCAAAGCGATTCGGGCTAAATATCCGGAGATAAAGATCATCGGTAGTTCCGGTCCGCAATCGGAAGGGGAGGATTTTGATTACCTCTGGCCGGAAATGAGGCGCTTGAAAGTGGATTTAGTGGACGAACATTTCTACCGCTCTCCTGAATGGTTCCTGAACGGAGCCAAACGCTATGATTCGTACGACCGCCAAGGACCGAAAGTGTTTGCCGGCGAATATGCCTGCCATTCTGTCAACCGCGAGAACAGTTTTCTGACCGCCTTGTGTGAAGCCGCTTTTATGACAGGTTTCGAGCGAAACGCGGATGTGGTGTGCTTATGCACGTATGCCCCGCTTTTTGCTCATGTGGATGCTTGGCAGTGGCGTCCGGATCTGATCTGGTTCGACAACCTTTCATTGGTAAAGACTCCTAACTATTATGTGCAGCAGCTATATGGTCATAATGCTGGTACGAACGTCGTTCCGCTGACCATGCAGGGCGAACCGGTCACCGGACAGTTGGATTTGTATGCCACTGCAGCGGTCGATAAGCATTCAGACGAGCTTATCATCAAAGTCGCCAATACCGGAATCCGTAACAAGCGGATTAAGTTGAACTTGAACGGTCTTTCGGCCGGTAAGCATAAAGGGACGCTTACGTTGCTCCATTCTTCCGACCTGGAAGCTAAAAACACGTTGTGTAATCCTTCGACAGTAGTCCCGCTCGTTTCTGATATTGAGGTGGAGGCTCCGCAGGGAGAAGTGAACTTGAGACCGCTTAGTTTCTCCGTCTATCGTATCAAATTATGA
- the rbsK gene encoding ribokinase yields MDTTQISRRQILVVGSCNTDMVIKAAHLPRPGETILGGTFFMNPGGKGANQAVAIARLGGSVTFICKTGSDIFGHQSQQLFEEEGINTSYVFSDSGNPSGVALITVDEKAENCIVVASGANANLLPSDLAKAEEAIELADLILMQLEVPMETVCFVADIAWQKGKKVILNPAPAHPLPADLLHHLYLITPNETEAEMITGVKITDDISAVEAARVLSGMGVQHVIITLGSKGALICSDGEAEIVPALKVEAVDTTAAGDVFNGALTVALSEGRNLKESVRFACKASAISVTRVGAQSSAPYRNEVDIFD; encoded by the coding sequence ATGGACACAACACAAATATCCAGACGACAAATCCTGGTGGTTGGGAGTTGCAATACCGATATGGTTATAAAAGCCGCTCATCTGCCTCGTCCGGGTGAAACGATTTTGGGTGGAACATTCTTTATGAATCCCGGTGGAAAAGGGGCGAACCAAGCAGTGGCGATAGCGCGTTTGGGTGGTTCCGTCACTTTTATATGCAAGACCGGAAGTGATATATTCGGTCACCAGTCACAACAACTTTTCGAGGAGGAGGGAATCAATACCTCTTATGTCTTTTCAGATTCTGGGAATCCTTCCGGCGTAGCCCTGATCACGGTGGACGAAAAAGCGGAAAACTGCATTGTCGTCGCTTCGGGAGCGAATGCTAACCTTCTGCCGTCCGATCTAGCGAAGGCAGAGGAGGCTATTGAGTTGGCTGACTTGATCCTGATGCAGCTGGAGGTCCCGATGGAGACCGTGTGCTTTGTTGCGGATATCGCCTGGCAAAAGGGGAAGAAAGTGATTCTGAATCCGGCTCCGGCACATCCATTACCGGCCGATCTGCTCCATCATTTATATTTGATCACGCCGAACGAGACGGAAGCGGAGATGATTACCGGTGTGAAGATAACGGACGATATTTCAGCGGTGGAGGCTGCCCGTGTCCTTTCGGGAATGGGAGTGCAGCATGTTATTATTACGCTGGGATCAAAAGGGGCACTTATTTGTAGCGACGGAGAAGCCGAGATAGTTCCCGCTTTGAAAGTAGAAGCTGTCGACACGACTGCCGCCGGCGATGTATTTAATGGAGCCCTGACTGTCGCTTTGTCCGAAGGGCGAAATTTGAAAGAATCCGTCCGGTTTGCCTGTAAGGCTTCGGCTATCTCGGTGACACGTGTAGGGGCGCAGTCGTCAGCTCCTTATCGGAACGAAGTGGATATATTCGATTAA
- a CDS encoding aldose epimerase family protein yields the protein MKNESTLSGLTVANFSKQIDGKETMLCILTNNKGAELTITNYGAKIVSLMVPDRSGKLTDVVTGHNSIDEYLVSEEPYFGAICGRYGNRIASGKFTLDGIVYDKLAINNGPNSLHGGLKGFNSVVWDLNKIDGQTVELKYTSADGEEGFPGKLDTTVTYHLSDDNEVIITYHAVTNKPTVLNLTNHSYFNLSGQGDPSVYDHKLTINADYYLPTDETAIPYGPKEKVEGTPMDFRTPHEVGERIDEDFEALNFGKGYDHTYILNKKEENELSLCARCTSPKTGIVMECYTTQPGVQLYTGNWMTGNFVGKNGQRYPARAALCLETQHYPDSPNKPEYPSTVLRPGETFQSKTIYKFSVE from the coding sequence ATGAAGAACGAAAGCACGCTGTCTGGCTTAACTGTAGCTAATTTCAGCAAGCAAATAGACGGCAAGGAGACGATGCTATGCATCCTTACAAATAACAAAGGAGCAGAACTTACCATTACCAACTACGGTGCAAAGATTGTATCGCTTATGGTACCGGATCGGTCCGGAAAGTTAACCGATGTAGTAACAGGACACAATTCTATAGACGAATACCTGGTTTCCGAAGAACCTTATTTCGGAGCTATCTGCGGACGATACGGCAACCGTATCGCGAGCGGAAAATTCACATTGGATGGCATTGTGTACGATAAATTGGCTATCAATAATGGGCCGAACAGCCTGCATGGTGGTTTGAAAGGCTTCAATTCCGTAGTCTGGGACCTAAACAAGATCGACGGCCAGACGGTGGAATTGAAATACACGTCTGCCGACGGTGAAGAAGGCTTCCCCGGAAAACTGGATACAACAGTGACTTATCATCTTTCCGATGACAATGAGGTCATAATCACGTATCATGCGGTAACAAACAAACCGACCGTCTTGAACCTGACCAATCACTCCTACTTCAACCTATCCGGCCAAGGTGATCCTTCCGTATATGATCATAAACTGACAATCAATGCAGACTACTATCTGCCGACCGACGAAACGGCTATACCTTATGGTCCGAAAGAAAAAGTAGAAGGAACTCCGATGGACTTCCGTACTCCACACGAAGTGGGCGAACGTATCGATGAAGATTTCGAAGCACTGAATTTCGGAAAAGGATATGACCATACATATATATTAAATAAAAAAGAAGAGAACGAGCTGTCACTCTGCGCCCGTTGCACATCGCCCAAAACCGGCATCGTAATGGAATGCTACACGACACAACCGGGTGTGCAATTATACACAGGTAATTGGATGACAGGCAATTTCGTCGGCAAGAACGGACAACGCTATCCGGCACGTGCCGCCCTTTGTCTGGAAACACAGCACTATCCCGACAGCCCGAACAAACCGGAGTACCCGTCCACCGTCCTACGCCCGGGTGAAACGTTCCAGAGCAAGACAATTTATAAATTTTCTGTCGAATAA